One Obesumbacterium proteus DNA window includes the following coding sequences:
- the tusD gene encoding sulfurtransferase complex subunit TusD produces MLSYSLFVTGPAYGTQAASSAYQFAQALVASEHQLVSVFFYREGVSNANQLTSPASDEFDLVRAWQKLAQEHNVVLNVCVAAALRRGVVSKDEAAQLGLPAANLQDGFVLSGLGSLAEAALTCDRIMQF; encoded by the coding sequence ATGCTAAGCTACTCCTTGTTTGTGACAGGCCCTGCTTATGGCACGCAGGCGGCGAGTAGCGCCTACCAGTTTGCTCAGGCACTGGTGGCCAGCGAGCACCAATTGGTCAGCGTGTTCTTCTACCGAGAGGGCGTGAGTAACGCTAATCAGCTGACATCTCCGGCGAGTGATGAGTTCGATTTGGTTCGTGCATGGCAGAAATTAGCGCAGGAACATAACGTGGTGCTGAATGTGTGCGTTGCGGCAGCGCTGCGTCGCGGTGTGGTTTCAAAAGATGAGGCTGCACAACTTGGCTTACCTGCCGCCAATTTGCAGGATGGCTTTGTCTTGAGTGGGCTAGGTTCACTGGCTGAAGCCGCATTGACCTGCGATCGCATCATGCAATTCTGA
- a CDS encoding helix-turn-helix transcriptional regulator: MSNTLMPGDTSELDLLDERPFSQTDHEILKSYEAVVDGLAMLIGSHCEIVLHSLEDLKCSAVRIANGEHTGRKIGSPITDLALRMLHDMAGEDSSVSKAYFTRAKSGVLMKSVTIAIRNKEQRVIGLLCINMNLDVPFSQIMETFIPKASQDVASSVNFASSVDDLVAQTLEFTIEEVNADRSVSNNAKNRQIVLNLHEKGIFDIKDAINQVADRLNISKHTVYLYIRQFKSGDLQGSDR; encoded by the coding sequence ATGTCCAATACGCTTATGCCTGGTGACACCAGTGAGCTCGATTTACTGGATGAGCGTCCGTTCAGCCAGACCGATCATGAAATTTTGAAATCATACGAAGCCGTTGTTGATGGTCTTGCTATGCTCATTGGCTCTCATTGCGAAATCGTTTTGCATTCGCTTGAGGACTTGAAATGTTCAGCGGTACGCATTGCTAACGGTGAGCATACAGGACGAAAAATCGGTTCGCCGATTACCGATTTAGCCCTGCGCATGCTGCACGATATGGCCGGTGAAGATAGCAGCGTGTCAAAAGCGTACTTCACTCGCGCAAAAAGCGGCGTGTTGATGAAGTCGGTTACGATTGCTATTCGTAACAAAGAGCAGCGCGTTATTGGTCTGCTGTGTATCAACATGAATCTGGATGTGCCTTTCTCACAGATCATGGAAACCTTCATTCCTAAGGCTTCGCAAGACGTTGCTTCTTCAGTGAATTTTGCCTCTTCCGTGGATGACTTGGTGGCGCAGACGTTAGAGTTCACCATCGAAGAAGTAAATGCTGACCGTTCTGTATCAAACAATGCGAAGAATCGCCAAATTGTGCTGAACCTGCATGAAAAGGGCATTTTTGATATCAAAGACGCCATTAATCAGGTTGCCGACCGTCTGAATATCTCTAAGCACACGGTGTATCTGTATATTCGCCAGTTCAAAAGTGGCGACCTACAGGGCAGCGATCGCTAA
- the tusC gene encoding sulfurtransferase complex subunit TusC, whose product MKRLAFIFTQPPHTSSAGREGLDALLAASAFSEDIQVFFVGDGVFQLLPNQKPAEILCRDYVSTFGVMPLYDIEDVYICSESLRERGLHDNEQWIIDVQLRTAAQIRQNLEQRDVVLTF is encoded by the coding sequence ATGAAACGTTTAGCTTTTATTTTTACTCAGCCTCCGCATACATCAAGCGCAGGACGTGAAGGATTGGATGCCTTATTGGCTGCTTCTGCCTTTAGCGAGGATATTCAGGTGTTTTTTGTTGGGGATGGTGTTTTTCAACTTTTGCCCAATCAAAAACCGGCTGAAATTCTTTGTCGAGACTATGTTTCAACCTTTGGCGTGATGCCGCTTTACGATATTGAAGACGTTTATATCTGTTCTGAGTCACTGCGTGAAAGAGGTTTACATGACAATGAGCAGTGGATTATCGACGTTCAACTGCGAACTGCGGCACAGATTCGACAAAATCTTGAACAACGCGATGTTGTGCTAACCTTTTAG
- the tusB gene encoding sulfurtransferase complex subunit TusB — MLHTLAKSPTSADLTTLCAIVDNNDAIVLLQDGVLCGLANTHALEKLISASTSLYALNVDVIARGLSARISSNIVLLDYNQFVELSAKHPQQVSW; from the coding sequence ATGTTACATACGCTGGCAAAGTCTCCAACCTCAGCAGATCTGACAACTCTTTGCGCTATTGTGGACAATAATGACGCTATCGTGCTTCTTCAGGATGGTGTTCTGTGTGGGCTAGCAAATACCCACGCTCTTGAAAAGCTCATTTCTGCCTCCACATCCCTATATGCGCTGAATGTCGATGTTATTGCTCGAGGTTTGAGTGCTCGAATTTCATCCAATATCGTGTTGTTAGACTATAATCAGTTCGTTGAACTGAGTGCCAAACACCCTCAGCAAGTATCTTGGTGA
- the rpsG gene encoding 30S ribosomal protein S7: MPRRRVIGQRKILPDPKFGSELLAKFVNILMVDGKKSTAEAIVYTALETLAQRSGKNELEAFEVALDNVRPTVEVKSRRVGGSTYQVPVEVRPVRRNALAMRWIVEAARKRGDKSMALRLANELSDAAENKGTAVKKREDVHRMAEANKAFAHYRW, translated from the coding sequence ATGCCACGTCGTCGCGTCATTGGTCAGCGTAAAATTCTGCCGGATCCTAAGTTCGGATCAGAACTGCTGGCTAAATTTGTAAACATCCTGATGGTAGATGGTAAAAAATCTACCGCAGAAGCAATCGTATATACCGCGCTGGAGACCCTGGCTCAGCGTTCTGGTAAAAACGAACTGGAAGCTTTTGAAGTAGCCCTGGACAACGTCCGCCCAACCGTCGAAGTTAAATCCCGTCGCGTTGGTGGTTCTACTTATCAGGTACCAGTAGAAGTCCGTCCGGTTCGTCGTAATGCTCTGGCAATGCGTTGGATCGTTGAAGCTGCTCGTAAACGCGGTGATAAATCCATGGCTCTGCGCCTGGCGAACGAACTTTCTGATGCTGCAGAAAACAAAGGTACTGCAGTTAAGAAACGTGAAGACGTTCACCGTATGGCCGAAGCCAACAAGGCGTTCGCTCACTATCGTTGGTAA
- the fkpA gene encoding FKBP-type peptidyl-prolyl cis-trans isomerase, producing MKSFFKVTVLATTMALALNASAFAADAAKAADAAPTATNSKFKNDDQQAAYALGASLGRYMENSLKEQEKLGIKLDKDQLIAGVQDAFAGKSKLTDQEIEGTLQGFEARVKASAQAKMEQDAKANADAGKKFRDAFAKEKNVKTTKTGLMYQVDKEGTGAEPKDSDTVVVNYKGTLTDGTEFDNSYSRGEPLSFRLDGVIPGWTEGLKHIKKGGKIKLVIPPELAYGKTGVPGIPANSTLVFDVELLDVKAAPKADAKAEAPAKADAAKAGK from the coding sequence ATGAAATCTTTTTTTAAAGTTACTGTGCTGGCAACCACAATGGCTCTGGCTCTGAATGCATCAGCGTTCGCCGCTGACGCAGCTAAAGCTGCAGATGCTGCGCCGACAGCAACTAACAGCAAATTCAAGAATGACGATCAGCAGGCAGCATACGCATTAGGTGCTTCTCTGGGACGTTATATGGAAAACTCCCTGAAAGAGCAGGAAAAACTGGGCATCAAGTTGGATAAAGACCAGCTGATCGCCGGTGTTCAAGATGCTTTCGCAGGTAAAAGCAAGCTGACCGACCAAGAAATCGAAGGCACTCTGCAGGGCTTTGAAGCACGCGTAAAAGCATCTGCACAGGCTAAGATGGAACAAGATGCTAAAGCTAACGCAGATGCGGGCAAAAAATTCCGTGATGCGTTCGCTAAAGAGAAAAACGTTAAAACCACCAAAACTGGCCTGATGTATCAAGTTGATAAAGAAGGTACCGGTGCTGAGCCAAAAGACAGCGATACCGTAGTGGTTAACTACAAAGGTACTCTGACCGATGGCACTGAGTTCGATAACTCATACAGCCGTGGTGAGCCACTGTCTTTCCGTCTTGATGGCGTTATCCCAGGCTGGACCGAAGGCCTGAAACACATCAAAAAAGGCGGCAAAATCAAGCTGGTCATCCCACCAGAATTGGCATATGGCAAAACTGGCGTCCCAGGCATCCCAGCAAACTCTACGCTGGTATTTGATGTAGAACTGTTGGACGTTAAAGCTGCACCAAAAGCTGATGCGAAAGCAGAAGCTCCAGCAAAAGCTGACGCAGCGAAAGCAGGCAAGTAA
- the rpsL gene encoding 30S ribosomal protein S12, protein MATINQLVRKPRSMKVAKSNVPALEACPQKRGVCTRVYTTTPKKPNSALRKVCRVRLTNGFEVTSYIGGEGHNLQEHSVILIRGGRVKDLPGVRYHTVRGALDCSGVKDRKQSRSKYGVKKPKA, encoded by the coding sequence ATGGCAACAATTAATCAGCTGGTACGCAAACCACGCTCCATGAAGGTTGCTAAAAGCAACGTTCCTGCGCTGGAAGCTTGCCCGCAGAAACGTGGCGTATGTACTCGCGTATATACCACCACTCCTAAAAAACCAAACTCCGCACTGCGTAAAGTTTGCCGTGTGCGTTTGACTAACGGTTTTGAAGTTACCTCCTACATCGGCGGTGAAGGTCATAACCTGCAGGAACACAGCGTGATCCTGATCCGTGGCGGTCGTGTAAAAGACTTGCCAGGTGTTCGTTACCACACCGTTCGTGGTGCGCTTGACTGCTCCGGCGTTAAAGACCGTAAGCAATCACGTTCCAAATACGGCGTGAAGAAGCCAAAGGCTTAA